A single region of the Brachypodium distachyon strain Bd21 chromosome 3, Brachypodium_distachyon_v3.0, whole genome shotgun sequence genome encodes:
- the LOC100832663 gene encoding uncharacterized protein LOC100832663 — MYNPDQQPQQKAQLMAPPRMSFSCDFALDPPPPRASTSGPPRASTAGDADFEFSAGGGAMMAADQLFAKGRILPLRDAPPTTLREELRAHAGGSDRRRRADRPASSGGSRWKELLGLRKKKSAAEAVPKDSHVDLGDHGK; from the exons ATGTACAACCCGGatcagcagccgcagcagaaGGCCCAGCtcatggcgccgccgcggatgTCCTTCTCCTGCGACTTCGCCCtggacccgccgccgccgcgggcctcGACGTCGGGGCCTCCGCGGGCGTCCACGGCGGGGGACGCGGACTTCGAGTTctccgcgggcggcggcgccatgatGGCGGCGGACCAGCTCTTCGCCAAGGGCCGCATCCTGCCGCTGCGGGACGCCCCGCCCACGACCCTCCGTGAGGAGCTGCGCGCGCACGCCGGCGGCAGTGACCGACGGCGCCGCGCGGACCGGCCCGCGTCCTCGGGCGGGTCCCGGTGGAAGGAGCTGCTCgggctgaggaagaagaagagcgcCGCGGAAGCCGTGCCCAAGGACAGTCACGTG GATCTTGGAGACCATGGAAAATGA